The Boseongicola sp. DNA segment TCAACATAGCCCTCGACTCCTGTAATCTGACCGGCAAACCGAATGTTCGGTTTGGTCTTAAGTCGCATTTCTGCATCAAGCAGCCTGGGACTGTTCAAGAATGTATTCCGGTGAATGCCGCCAAGTCTGGCAAATGAAGCGTCCTGAAGGCCTGGGATCATTTTGAAAACGTCGGTTTGCGCTTGGTATTTCATTTTCGTCTGAAATCCGACGATATTGTAAAGGGTACCAAGGGCGTTATCGCGTCTGAGCTGAACCACAGCATAGGATTTGTTGTCGGGGTCGTGTGGATTGGTCAACCCAACCGGCTTCATCGGTCCAAACCTAAGAGTTTCGCGGCCGCGATCAGCCATGACCTCGATTGGAAGGCATCCGTCGAAATACCCCGCGGTTTCGCCAGCTTTGAATTCAGTTTTGTCCGAAGCAATCAACGCGTCAATGAATGCCTCGTATTGGTCCTTGTCCATGGGGCAATTGATGTAGGCTGTCCGTTCTTCCTCGGTGTCGCCCTTGTCATAGCGGGACTGCCGCCAGGCAAGATTCATGTCGATACTGTCGGCGTAAACAATAGGTGCGATTGCATCGAAGAATGCCAAGGCATCCTGACCGGTTTCGTTCTGAATAGACGCAGCAAGAGATCCGCTTGTCAGTGGTCCAGTCGCAATTATCCATTGCCCCTCGTTAGGAAGCTCGCTGATCTCCCCAAGCTCAATCGCGACATTCGGATGCGCCTGAAGTCTTTCGGTTACGGATTTTGCAAAAGCTTCACGGTCAACCGCCAACGCTCCGCCTGCGGGAAGTTTATGACGGTCGCCCATCTCCATGATCAACCCACCAGCCGCACGCATTTCCCAATGTAAGAGACCAACCGCATTCTGTTCGGAGTCATCAGAGCGAAATGAATTTGAGCAAACCATTTCAGCAAGATCGCCGGTTTTGTGAGCGAAGGTTTCGACGCTGGGGCGCATCTCGTGCAATACTACGGAAACGCCGCGATTGGCCGCCTGCCAGGCAGCTTCGCTGCCAGCCAACCCGCCACCAATGATGTGAAGTTTCTTTTCGCTCATGTGGGGCGATGTAGCCCCAAACCGATGTGTTTAAAAGAGACTAAGAGATGCGAACCATATCGAAATCTTCGCGAAACTGGTTTTTTATTGATTTACGTCTGGCCGTCGTTTGATTTGCAACCGGTTCAAACCCTTCGTTGTGACTGGATTGTAGTCCATCAAGGTCAGTTGTTTCGCTCGCACTGGCTAGATGTTGAAACATAGCGGCGTCATCAGTTTCGGAGCTTGTCTCATTAATAGTTTCGTTGCCTGAATAGGTCAGAATGAGAGCACCAATAAGGGCCAGGTCCCGCCAGAACGCGTCAAGATCATGTGCCAAAGAATTTGAGAGCATTATTACGTAGCTGGCCCAAAAAAGCATCACTGCAAGAACCAGCGCCGCCAGTCGACGCTGCCGACCGATCAGGATCATTAGAGCCAAAGAAAATACAATTGCGCTGGTCAGAATGTGATCAAAGGGCGCTGGAAAAATCGGAGCGGCCAGCACGCTTACATCGGTGCCAGCAATAAAGCCAACTGATAGCGCCATAAAGTATGAGACGATCAGTAGGCGTACAAGTGAATGTCCGGAAATGGATTGATGAAAGATCTTCGCGGCAGCCGTCCGCATGATGAATGTCCCCTATTTTTCGGGCGCACTATACCCGTAATACTCGACACCCAGATTACCAAATCGCCTAGCAGATAGGCGACCCGAACCGGTCTGCTTTACAATTCAGGCAGTTATGAGGCGGAACTTGGGCCGGACTAAGGCTGCTACCACAGATCGCGCCGGACCAACGAAGCAACAGGGTCGGTCGAGCGAAACTGTCGTGTGGTTGGGCTGACTCCGCCGGATGCACCAAGAGACCAGCTTATGCCGAGTCCAAGACGCGTTTCTCCGGGCGCTCCACTTGCGCCGGTCAGCCCACTTTGCGTCAGGTTTCCATAAATGCCCCAGGGAGCCCCTGAAGGACTATAGCGTGCAGACAATCCGATATCGTAAGCGATGGCTTGGAATCCGGCCTCGTCAAACTCAACCAGATCAAGAGACCCTTCGATCTCGGCTGTGGACGATATCGCGTGCACACTTGAAATCCCTGCAAAAATAAAGTCCAACCCGTTTACATCACTTATCCCCATGCCGGTCTGTATCTGGATTGTGGTTGACGAATTCAGTGCCAGCATTCCTTCGACACCTAGAGCCGCCCAAGACATCGTGCGGCCATCAACGTCAGCCAAGGTCGCGAAAACTCCGTATTTCTGGTTGGCAACCGGGTCCATGTATAAATGTGCGCCCAGCTGACCAATGAGGCCATAATCTGTGTCCGAAAGGATTACGTCTCCTTGGAAACCGTGTGCTGAGGTGATTGCCACATCCAATCCAAGGCGGAAGTCGGATTGAGCGTTCCCATCTTCGTCCTGTAGTGCTCCGAAGCGAAGCTCTGCCCCCTGTATGCCGAGACTTGATTGAGCCAACACCGGGGAAGCCGCAAAAAGGGCCAAGGTTAACACTACACTCTTAAACATGAACTCACTCCGACCAAGCGCAACTGCCGCCGCCCATGAGTTTTATGACAAAGATACAATTTAAAGAAAAGTTCAATCTTAATAAATGGTTAACTGGTAAATACGTTAACCTTCGTTAAGATTTGGGCGGTTCCGGTTAAGATTCCGGCCACAACCGCCCAATTTTTTGCATTTACTCGGATTCTGGCTGTTCCGGAGTGTCAGAGTTCACTTCATCCTCTTCTTGCTCGGCGATCCAAGCCACGGAAACCACTTCTTCACCTTCGGAGGTATTGAAAACCTTTACCCCACCAGCGCCTCGCGACCGGAACGAAATCCCTTGTACCGGCACCCGGATTGACTGGCCTGTCGTTGTGGCCAACATAATCTGATCACTGGTTTCGACCGGGAAACTTGCAACCAGGCCACCGCCGCGCATTGCCGCATCCATGGCCCGAACACCCTGGCCGCCGCGCCCGCGAACGGGGTAGTCATGGCTGGATGACAGTTTGCCCGAGCCTTTGGCTGAAATCGTCAGGATCAGATCCTCGGCTGCACGCATCTCTTCAAATCGCTCGGGGCTGATGGCACCCGCAATTTCTTCTTCCTCGTCACCACCTTCGCCATCGTCCGCAACCCCTTCGGCGGCACGGCGCATTTTCAGGTATCCGGCGCGTTCTTCTGGCGTCGCCTCGAAATGCCGGATGACGGACATGGATACGACCGTGTCCCCTTCAGAAAGTTTAATACCCCGAACGCCGGTTGAATCGCGGCCTTTGAAGACGCGTACAGCAGTGGTTGAGAAGCGGATGGCACGGCCCGAAGACGTGATCAACATCACGTCGTCTTCTTCCGATGCGATACGGGCATTCACCAATGTCACGCCCTCGGGCAGCTTCATAGCAATTTTGCCGTTGGATTTCACGTTGGTGAAATCGCTGAGCGCGTTGCACCGCACGTCGCCTGTCGCGGTTGCAAAGACGATCTGTAGTTCGTCCCATTCATCTTCATCCCGGTCCACCGGCATCATGGCCGCGATGGAA contains these protein-coding regions:
- a CDS encoding methylenetetrahydrofolate--tRNA-(uracil(54)-C(5))-methyltransferase (FADH(2)-oxidizing) TrmFO, whose product is MSEKKLHIIGGGLAGSEAAWQAANRGVSVVLHEMRPSVETFAHKTGDLAEMVCSNSFRSDDSEQNAVGLLHWEMRAAGGLIMEMGDRHKLPAGGALAVDREAFAKSVTERLQAHPNVAIELGEISELPNEGQWIIATGPLTSGSLAASIQNETGQDALAFFDAIAPIVYADSIDMNLAWRQSRYDKGDTEEERTAYINCPMDKDQYEAFIDALIASDKTEFKAGETAGYFDGCLPIEVMADRGRETLRFGPMKPVGLTNPHDPDNKSYAVVQLRRDNALGTLYNIVGFQTKMKYQAQTDVFKMIPGLQDASFARLGGIHRNTFLNSPRLLDAEMRLKTKPNIRFAGQITGVEGYVESAAMGLLAGQLAAAELSGTSLPPVPNVTAIGALIHHITGGADAKTFQPMNVNFGLFPAIDAKGGRRGRRERYKAYTDRAKADWLDWIKACGGTPIAAE